One window from the genome of Musa acuminata AAA Group cultivar baxijiao chromosome BXJ1-4, Cavendish_Baxijiao_AAA, whole genome shotgun sequence encodes:
- the LOC103981515 gene encoding zinc finger CCCH domain-containing protein 2-like: MVPGERTHCDPTVHVPPWHFAEYPTVVMQQYSAIPVSGVAGLSCDLPPHLLGEAALAALQRFLPCNNDPSSAATAEAYSCDEFRMYEFKVRRCPRGRSHDWTECPYAHQGEKARRRDPRRFHYSGTPCPDFRRGGGCRRGDACELAHGVFETWLHPARYRTQPCKDGAACRRRVCFFAHSPMQLRVVLPPSPTSPGKDGARVTLSPTSTLAPAPMSPPSDGSSPPVSPVGVDEVVKAMRKLQLSKVSSAPPFGTRSGMGFLSAFGSAPVTPGTREDEAAKRREEEEAVPDLNWVSELVKD; this comes from the coding sequence ATGGTGCCCGGTGAGCGAACTCACTGCGATCCGACCGTCCACGTCCCCCCCTGGCATTTTGCGGAGTATCCGACCGTCGTGATGCAGCAGTACTCCGCCATCCCCGTAAGCGGCGTCGCTGGCCTGTCCTGTGACCTCCCGCCGCACCTCCTCGGCGAGGCGGCGCTCGCCGCGCTGCAGCGCTTCCTCCCATGCAACAACGACCCCTCGTCGGCAGCTACCGCCGAGGCGTACTCCTGCGACGAGTTCCGCATGTACGAGTTCAAGGTGCGGcggtgcccccgcgggcggtcGCACGACTGGACCGAGTGCCCTTACGCCCACCAGGGCGAGAAGGCGCGGAGGCGTGACCCCCGGCGCTTCCACTACTCCGGCACTCCCTGCCCGGACTTTCGCCGGGGCGGGGGTTGCCGCCGCGGCGACGCCTGCGAGCTCGCTCACGGCGTGTTCGAGACCTGGCTCCACCCTGCACGTTACCGCACCCAGCCCTGCAAGGATGGCGCCGCCTGCCGCCGCCGCGTCTGCTTCTTCGCGCACTCCCCTATGCAGCTGCGCGTGGTGCTGCCCCCGAGCCCGACGTCGCCGGGCAAGGACGGCGCGAGGGTGACGTTGTCGCCGACGTCCACTCTAGCACCGGCTCCCATGTCGCCGCCTTCGGATGGCTCTTCCCCTCCGGTGTCTCCGGTGGGGGTGGACGAGGTGGTGAAGGCAATGAGGAAGCTACAGCTGAGCAAGGTGAGCTCGGCGCCACCGTTCGGGACGCGAAGTGGCATGGGGTTCCTGTCGGCCTTCGGGAGCGCTCCGGTGACTCCGGGGACGAGGGAGGATGAGGCCGCtaaaaggagggaggaggaggaggcggtgcCGGATTTGAATTGGGTATCGGAACTGGTGAAGGATTGA
- the LOC135672441 gene encoding inositol oxygenase 1-like isoform X1, with protein MSRWDCIELLNEIVDESDQDLDEPQIEHLLQSAEAVRRDYPDQDWLHLTALIHDLGTVLMNPTFGGEPRWCVVGGDAFPLGCALDESIVHHNYFKENPLLQTRLGVYTENCGLDKVTMSWGHDEYIYLVMKGNETKLPPASFFIMRFHSL; from the exons ATGAGCAGATGGGACTGCATCGAGCTTCTGAATGAGATAGTCGACGAGAGCGATCAGGACCTCGATGAGCCCCAAATCGAACACCTTCTCCAATCCGCCGAAGCCGTTCGCCGAGACTACCCGGATCAAGATTGGCTTCACCTCACTGCCCTCATCCATG ATCTTGGAACAGTACTGATGAACCCCACGTTCGGTGGAGAGCCTCGGTGGTGTGTTGTTGGTG GTGATGCGTTCCCACTGGGCTGTGCATTGGACGAATCCATAGTTCACCACAAC TATTTTAAGGAGAACCCACTGTTACAAACGAGATTGGGGGTGTACACCGAGAACTGTGGGCTCGACAAGGTCACCATGTCTTGGGGTCACGACGAGTACATCTACCTG GTGATGAAGGGGAATGAGACGAAGCTGCCTCCTGCTTCCTTCTTCATCATGCGGTTCCACTCCTTGTAA
- the LOC135672441 gene encoding inositol oxygenase 1-like isoform X2, protein MSRWDCIELLNEIVDESDQDLDEPQIEHLLQSAEAVRRDYPDQDWLHLTALIHDLGTVLMNPTFGGEPRWCVVGDAFPLGCALDESIVHHNYFKENPLLQTRLGVYTENCGLDKVTMSWGHDEYIYLVMKGNETKLPPASFFIMRFHSL, encoded by the exons ATGAGCAGATGGGACTGCATCGAGCTTCTGAATGAGATAGTCGACGAGAGCGATCAGGACCTCGATGAGCCCCAAATCGAACACCTTCTCCAATCCGCCGAAGCCGTTCGCCGAGACTACCCGGATCAAGATTGGCTTCACCTCACTGCCCTCATCCATG ATCTTGGAACAGTACTGATGAACCCCACGTTCGGTGGAGAGCCTCGGTGGTGTGTTGTTG GTGATGCGTTCCCACTGGGCTGTGCATTGGACGAATCCATAGTTCACCACAAC TATTTTAAGGAGAACCCACTGTTACAAACGAGATTGGGGGTGTACACCGAGAACTGTGGGCTCGACAAGGTCACCATGTCTTGGGGTCACGACGAGTACATCTACCTG GTGATGAAGGGGAATGAGACGAAGCTGCCTCCTGCTTCCTTCTTCATCATGCGGTTCCACTCCTTGTAA